The Puntigrus tetrazona isolate hp1 chromosome 3, ASM1883169v1, whole genome shotgun sequence genome contains a region encoding:
- the kdelr2a gene encoding ER lumen protein-retaining receptor 2, whose product MNIFRLTGDLSHLAAIIILLLKIWKSRSCAGISGKSQILFALVFTTRYLDLLTSFISLYNTCMKVIYIGCAYATVYLIYAKFRATYDGNHDTFRVEFLVVPVGGLAFLVNHDFSPLEILWTFSIYLESVAILPQLFMISKTGEAETITTHYLFCLGVYRALYLFNWIWRFYFEGFFDMIAIVAGVVQTILYCDFFYLYITKVLKGKKLSLPA is encoded by the exons ATGAATATCTTTAGGCTGACTGGAGATCTGTCTCATCTAGCTgccatcatcatcctcctgcTTAAGATATGGAAGAGCAGGTCCTGCGCAG GAATTTCTGGGAAGAGCCAGATACTCTTTGCCTTGGTGTTCACCACGCGGTACCTGGATCTCCTGACGTCCTTCATTTCTCTTTACAACACTTGCATGAAG GTAATCTACATCGGATGTGCCTATGCCACAGTCTACCTGATCTACGCCAAGTTCAGGGCGACTTACGATGGAAACCACGACACTTTCAGAGTTGAGTTTCTGGTGGTTCCAGTGGGAGGTCTGGCCTTTCTGGTCAACCACGACTTCTCCCCTTTGGAG ATTCTTTGGACCTTTTCCATCTACCTTGAGTCTGTGGCTATCCTGCCTCAGCTGTTCATGATTAGCAAGACCGGCGAGGCCGAGACCATCACTACCCACTATCTGTTCTGCCTGGGGGTCTACCGTGCCCTCTACCTCTTCAACTGGATCTGGAGGTTCTACTTCGAGGGCTTCTTTGACATGATCGCTATCGTGGCTGGGGTCGTCCAGACTATCCTCTATTGTGACTTCTTCTACCTTTACATTACAAAAG TGCTGAAAGGAAAGAAGCTGAGTCTACCAGCCTAA
- the msrb1a gene encoding methionine-R-sulfoxide reductase B1-A gives MSFCSFSGGEFYKDHFETGMYVCAQCGHELFSSRSKYEHSSPWPAFTETIHENSVSKHEERRGAYKVKCGKCGNGLGHEFVNDGPQHGLSRFUIFSSSLKFVPKVRNELR, from the exons ATGTCTTTCTGTTCGTTCTCTGGAGGGGAGTTTTATAAGGATCATTTTGAGACGG gcatgtatgtgtgtgctcaGTGTGGGCATGAGCTGTTCTCCAGCAGGTCCAAATATGAGCATTCATCACCCTGGCCGGCCTTCACCGAAACCATCCACGAAAACAGCGTGTCTAAACACGAGGAAAGACGGGGGGCTTATAAG GTTAAATGTGGCAAGTGTGGGAATGGCCTTGGCCATGAGTTTGTGAACGACGGACCCCAACACGGCCTCTCACGCTTCTGAATATTCAGCAGCTCTCTGAAGTTCGTCCCTAAAG TAAGGAATGAGCTCCGGTAG
- the si:ch211-139g16.8 gene encoding immunoglobulin superfamily member 6 isoform X4, with protein MSSCSKRDPPQISWYVFKKDSHYQLDLRSPSGRYTLGHEGLTISSLSEEDSGVYYCAAALLSLAQSGAQAIGQGTALKVSERGLNGAQALLLTLLVLLIVYSLLVLGIIVCIKTGRFKSVFKRRRNKSESKEVSARQVIFSGVVQELSKRNLVGDKMQTAKLLRNKRLRLIPLSQMLSDLKSEIFTRLLHD; from the exons ATGTCCAGCTGTTCGAAGCGAGACCCGCCTCAGATCTCCTGGTATGTGTTCAAGAAAGACTCCCACTACCAGCTCGACCTGAGGAGCCCCTCGGGTAGGTACACCCTGGGGCACGAGGGCCTGACTATCAGCTCTCTGTCAGAAGAAGACTCTGGGGTTTATTACTGTGCGGCGGCTCTGCTCAGCCTGGCTCAGAGCGGCGCGCAGGCCATCGGACAGGGAACCGCTTTGAAAGTCTCTG AGAGGGGCTTAAACGGCGCTCAAGCGCTGCTGTTGACCTTGCTAGTCCTGCTGATTGTGTACAGCCTCCTTGTTCTGGGCATCATCGTCTGCATAAAG ACTGGTCGATTCAAATCAGTCTTTAAAAGAAGAAGGAATAAAAGTGAGAGCAAG GAGGTCTCAGCTAGACAAGTGATCTTCAGTGGAGTGGTGCAAGAGCTGAGCAAGAGGAACTTAGTGGGTGACAAAATGCAAACGGCAAAGCTTCTCAGAAACAAACGTCTTCGGCTTATTCCTTTAAGCCAAATGCTCAGTGATTTGAAATCAGAGATTTTCACACGTTTGCTACACGATTAG
- the si:ch211-139g16.8 gene encoding immunoglobulin superfamily member 6 isoform X1, protein MNFGFLFTYASLVFGIVGGCKIDVQQPRKLIRKKEQLSVSIPCSVTMSSCSKRDPPQISWYVFKKDSHYQLDLRSPSGRYTLGHEGLTISSLSEEDSGVYYCAAALLSLAQSGAQAIGQGTALKVSERGLNGAQALLLTLLVLLIVYSLLVLGIIVCIKTGRFKSVFKRRRNKSESKEVSARQVIFSGVVQELSKRNLVGDKMQTAKLLRNKRLRLIPLSQMLSDLKSEIFTRLLHD, encoded by the exons ATGAACTTTGGTTTCCTCTTCACCTACGCATCTCTTGTGTTTGGCATAG TCGGCGGATGCAAGATAGATGTCCAGCAGCCAAGAAAgctgataagaaaaaaagagcagttGTCCGTCTCCATCCCCTGCTCCGTCACCATGTCCAGCTGTTCGAAGCGAGACCCGCCTCAGATCTCCTGGTATGTGTTCAAGAAAGACTCCCACTACCAGCTCGACCTGAGGAGCCCCTCGGGTAGGTACACCCTGGGGCACGAGGGCCTGACTATCAGCTCTCTGTCAGAAGAAGACTCTGGGGTTTATTACTGTGCGGCGGCTCTGCTCAGCCTGGCTCAGAGCGGCGCGCAGGCCATCGGACAGGGAACCGCTTTGAAAGTCTCTG AGAGGGGCTTAAACGGCGCTCAAGCGCTGCTGTTGACCTTGCTAGTCCTGCTGATTGTGTACAGCCTCCTTGTTCTGGGCATCATCGTCTGCATAAAG ACTGGTCGATTCAAATCAGTCTTTAAAAGAAGAAGGAATAAAAGTGAGAGCAAG GAGGTCTCAGCTAGACAAGTGATCTTCAGTGGAGTGGTGCAAGAGCTGAGCAAGAGGAACTTAGTGGGTGACAAAATGCAAACGGCAAAGCTTCTCAGAAACAAACGTCTTCGGCTTATTCCTTTAAGCCAAATGCTCAGTGATTTGAAATCAGAGATTTTCACACGTTTGCTACACGATTAG
- the rps2 gene encoding 40S ribosomal protein S2, which produces MADDAGGRGGFRGGFGTGGRGRGRGRGRGRGRGRGARGGKSEDKEWVPVTKLGRLVKDMKIKTLEEIYLYSLPIKESEIIDFFLGSALKDEVLKIMPVQKQTRAGQRTRFKAFVAIGDYNGHVGLGVKCSKEVATAIRGAIILAKLSIIPVRRGYWGNKIGKPHTVPCKVTGRCGSVLVRLIPAPRGTGIVSAPVPKKLLMMAGIDDCYTSARGCTATLGNFAKATFDAISKTYSYLTPDLWKETVFTKSPYQEFTDHLAKTHTRVNVQRTQGALQTAS; this is translated from the exons ATGGCGGACGACGCCGGTGGTAGAGGAGGTTTTCGCGGGGGTTTCGGCACTGGCGGCCGGGGTCGCGGTCGTGGTCGCGGCAGGGGCCGTGGAAGAGGCCGCGGGGCCCGCGGAGGAAAATCTGAGGATAAGGAG TGGGTGCCCGTGACCAAACTTGGTCGTCTGGTGAAGGACATGAAGATCAAGACTCTGGAGGAGATCTACCTGTATTCTCTGCCCATCAAG GAGTCTGAGATCATTGACTTCTTCCTGGGTTCAGCCCTGAAAGATGAAGTCCTGAAGATCATGCCTGTCCAGAAGCAGACCAGGGCTGGTCAGCGCACCAGGTTTAAG GCCTTTGTTGCTATCGGTGACTACAACGGCCATGTCGGTCTGGGAGTGAAGTGCTCCAAAGAGGTAGCGACCGCTATCCGTGGTGCCATTATCCTGGCCAAACTGTCCATCATTCCCGTCAGGAGAGGATACTGGGGTAACAAGATCGGAAAGCCCCACACGGTGCCGTGCAAG GTGACCGGTCGCTGCGGCTCAGTCCTGGTGCGGCTCATCCCCGCTCCCCGTGGGACTGGTATTGTGTCCGCTCCTGTGCCCAAGAAGCTGCTGATGATGGCTGGTATCGACGACTGCTACACCTCAGCCAGGGGCTGCACCGCCACTCTGGGCAACTTCG CCAAGGCCACCTTCGACGCGATCTCAAAGACGTACAGCTACCTGACCCCTGATCTCTGGAAGGAAACGGTGTTCACCAAGTCTCCTTACCAG GAATTCACTGATCATCTGGCCAAGACTCACACCAGGGTCAATGTCCAGAGGACTCAGGGAGCTCTTCAGACAGCCTCCTAA
- the si:ch211-139g16.8 gene encoding immunoglobulin superfamily member 6 isoform X2 gives MNFGFLFTYASLVFGIVGGCKIDVQQPRKLIRKKEQLSVSIPCSVTMSSCSKRDPPQISWYVFKKDSHYQLDLRSPSGRYTLGHEGLTISSLSEEDSGVYYCAAALLSLAQSGAQAIGQGTALKVSERGLNGAQALLLTLLVLLIVYSLLVLGIIVCIKTGRFKSVFKRRRNKSESKEVSARQVIFSGVVQELSKRNLVGDKMQTAKLLRNKRLRLIPLSQMLIYWSWEWVLQ, from the exons ATGAACTTTGGTTTCCTCTTCACCTACGCATCTCTTGTGTTTGGCATAG TCGGCGGATGCAAGATAGATGTCCAGCAGCCAAGAAAgctgataagaaaaaaagagcagttGTCCGTCTCCATCCCCTGCTCCGTCACCATGTCCAGCTGTTCGAAGCGAGACCCGCCTCAGATCTCCTGGTATGTGTTCAAGAAAGACTCCCACTACCAGCTCGACCTGAGGAGCCCCTCGGGTAGGTACACCCTGGGGCACGAGGGCCTGACTATCAGCTCTCTGTCAGAAGAAGACTCTGGGGTTTATTACTGTGCGGCGGCTCTGCTCAGCCTGGCTCAGAGCGGCGCGCAGGCCATCGGACAGGGAACCGCTTTGAAAGTCTCTG AGAGGGGCTTAAACGGCGCTCAAGCGCTGCTGTTGACCTTGCTAGTCCTGCTGATTGTGTACAGCCTCCTTGTTCTGGGCATCATCGTCTGCATAAAG ACTGGTCGATTCAAATCAGTCTTTAAAAGAAGAAGGAATAAAAGTGAGAGCAAG GAGGTCTCAGCTAGACAAGTGATCTTCAGTGGAGTGGTGCAAGAGCTGAGCAAGAGGAACTTAGTGGGTGACAAAATGCAAACGGCAAAGCTTCTCAGAAACAAACGTCTTCGGCTTATTCCTTTAAGCCAAATGCTCA TCTACTGGTCCTGGGAATGGGTGCTACAGTGA
- the ndufb10 gene encoding NADH dehydrogenase [ubiquinone] 1 beta subcomplex subunit 10, whose product MPRDHDKDVYPEPPTRTPVVESKSVLPNPAVILSNIFYYSVDVPVTAFRDFVDGIQSGRKSPYYHQKFRRVPELTQCKEGDFLCYYEAEMQWRRDFKVDQEIVRVIQDRLRACNQREGASYKQNCRDEISQFHSVSKSFQSRYGDLGAYGSARKCLMKQKERMMAEEQQA is encoded by the exons ATGCCGAGAGATCACGATAAAGATGTGTACCCGGAGCCTCCCACTCGGACCCCGGTGGTGGAAAGCAAATCGGTTCTACCGAATCCAGCAGTAATACTGTCAAACATCTTCTACTACTCGGTGGACGTGCCAGTGACTGCATTCAGAG ATTTTGTGGACGGCATCCAGAGCGGTAGGAAGTCTCCCTACTATCATCAGAAGTTTCGCCGTGTTCCCGAGCTGACCCAGTGCAAGGAAGGGGATTTCTTGTGCTATTACGAGGCCGAGATGCAGTGGAGAAGAGACTT TAAGGTGGACCAGGAGATAGTGAGGGTGATCCAGGATCGTCTTCGGGCCTGCAATCAGCGGGAGGGTGCCAGTTATAAACAGAACTGCCGTGATGAAATTAGCCAGTTTCATTCTGTATCCAAGTCCTTCCAGTCACGCT ATGGGGATCTTGGTGCGTACGGCAGCGCTCGGAAGTGTCTGATGAAGCAGAAGGAGAGGATGATGGCAGAGGAACAGCAGGCATAA
- the si:ch211-139g16.8 gene encoding immunoglobulin superfamily member 6 isoform X3 has translation MNFGFLFTYASLVFGIVGGCKIDVQQPRKLIRKKEQLSVSIPCSVTMSSCSKRDPPQISWYVFKKDSHYQLDLRSPSGRYTLGHEGLTISSLSEEDSGVYYCAAALLSLAQSGAQAIGQGTALKVSERGLNGAQALLLTLLVLLIVYSLLVLGIIVCIKTGRFKSVFKRRRNKSESKEVSARQVIFSGVVQELSKRNLSTGPGNGCYSEDIYQNLDE, from the exons ATGAACTTTGGTTTCCTCTTCACCTACGCATCTCTTGTGTTTGGCATAG TCGGCGGATGCAAGATAGATGTCCAGCAGCCAAGAAAgctgataagaaaaaaagagcagttGTCCGTCTCCATCCCCTGCTCCGTCACCATGTCCAGCTGTTCGAAGCGAGACCCGCCTCAGATCTCCTGGTATGTGTTCAAGAAAGACTCCCACTACCAGCTCGACCTGAGGAGCCCCTCGGGTAGGTACACCCTGGGGCACGAGGGCCTGACTATCAGCTCTCTGTCAGAAGAAGACTCTGGGGTTTATTACTGTGCGGCGGCTCTGCTCAGCCTGGCTCAGAGCGGCGCGCAGGCCATCGGACAGGGAACCGCTTTGAAAGTCTCTG AGAGGGGCTTAAACGGCGCTCAAGCGCTGCTGTTGACCTTGCTAGTCCTGCTGATTGTGTACAGCCTCCTTGTTCTGGGCATCATCGTCTGCATAAAG ACTGGTCGATTCAAATCAGTCTTTAAAAGAAGAAGGAATAAAAGTGAGAGCAAG GAGGTCTCAGCTAGACAAGTGATCTTCAGTGGAGTGGTGCAAGAGCTGAGCAAGAGGAACTTA TCTACTGGTCCTGGGAATGGGTGCTACAGTGAAGATATTTACCAAAACCTTGATGAGTGA